The Mycolicibacterium hassiacum DSM 44199 genome includes a window with the following:
- a CDS encoding glycoside hydrolase family 38 N-terminal domain-containing protein, which translates to MRVISAESTELFTGPPEEPLQLVRVHYRGGPGTVRIDGDRLTGQATAEPGDGTVEVPVTVRDPVVGQRRDARVTVDDPDAPEVPFVFTVAEPGWTLYMVSHFHYDPVWWNTQGAYTSEWTEKPPGRARQTNGFDLVRAHLEMARREPEYKFVLAEVDYLKPFWDAHPEERDDLRRFIAEGRVEIMGGTYNEPNTNLTSPETTIRNFVHGMGFQRDILGASPATAWQLDVFGHDPQFPGMAADAGLTSSSWARGPHHQWGPMADGGDPQRMQFSSEFEWIAPSGRGLLTHYMPAHYSAGWWMDSAPTLAEAEQAVYELFLALKKVALTRNVLLPVGTDYTPPNKWVTEIHRDWNARYTWPRFVCAVPGEFFAAVRRELSERGISAPPQTRDMNPIYTGKDVSYIDTKQANRATEDAVLDAETFAVFAALLAGARYPQAALAKAWVQLAYGAHHDAITGSESDQVYLDLLTSWRDAWELGRAARTNALTMLSGCVAGTPHHTDDPGTVVVWNPLTHNRTDVVTVHFDEPVAVRLRDPDGGEQPVLTDDGGHTVRWLARDVPSLGWKAYRLERRTDGAAQTWKPVLGNTIRNEHYELTVDPERGGGVRSLVETATGRELIAPGRVGNELALYDEYPAHPKAAEGPWHLLPKGPVYGAAGEPARVRVYRGPLGERIVVHGRLSAPSGEAGRPEEVLRYTQTLTLWHGVNRVDCRTTIDGFTGVDRLLRVHWPCPVPGARPVSEVGDAVIGRPFALLHHPDGTVVDTAQHPWTLDNPAYGWFGLSATARIRVNDTTAAMAVAEVVTPAESAHPAAVRDLMVALVRSGVTATCSGADRPRYGDLEVDSNLPDTRIALGGPDENAFTAAVLAQAGPAYTDELKRQLYATGTARVWVPAETPVRWVPGADLRGARALPVLVVAGADPAAAITGLARDLADFVVEVDQEVPPPHEPAEFVAHTVAVLNRGIPGFAVEPDGTLHLSLMRSCTGWPSGTWIDPPRRTVPDGSNFALQHWTHTFDYALVSGPGDWRAADIPERSAEFSRPLAAIRRPARGHGGLPPWGSLLEIRPAKAVRLAALKATGNPLARGSVENCRPADGVTLRLVETRGTATDVEVSSGLREVSAGIRADLLEQPRPQQAERLRLHGFEIATVLTRLNLPQLTAADDPTLAPEAEQVQPLYARYWLHNRGPAPLGGLPVSCYLHPQHAAAEPGATTRLRLTVASDCTDEVLHGRVRLGGPAGWTVEPDREAFILPPGEYLDTEIAVTAPADAGPGLYPLRAELAVTGARRPLPPAWRQVVEDVGVLVIAPLTDESLLRLVDGPEPVEVARGATARLSVRVGTDAYTGLTAEAHLISPWDTWEWIGPAVTGVELPARGSAAIGFDVAPPPWAQPGEWWALIRVAAAGRLVYSPAVPVVVT; encoded by the coding sequence GTGCGCGTCATCTCTGCGGAGTCGACCGAGCTCTTCACCGGCCCGCCGGAGGAGCCGCTGCAACTCGTGCGGGTCCACTACCGCGGCGGGCCGGGCACCGTGCGCATCGACGGCGACCGGCTCACCGGGCAGGCGACGGCCGAGCCCGGCGACGGCACCGTCGAGGTACCGGTGACCGTGCGCGACCCCGTCGTCGGTCAGCGCCGCGACGCCCGGGTGACGGTCGACGACCCGGACGCACCCGAGGTCCCGTTCGTGTTCACCGTCGCCGAACCGGGTTGGACGCTCTACATGGTCAGCCACTTCCACTACGACCCGGTGTGGTGGAACACCCAGGGCGCCTACACCAGCGAGTGGACCGAGAAGCCGCCCGGCCGCGCCCGCCAGACCAACGGCTTCGACCTGGTGCGCGCCCACCTGGAGATGGCCAGGCGGGAACCGGAGTACAAGTTCGTGCTCGCCGAGGTCGACTACCTCAAACCGTTCTGGGACGCCCACCCCGAGGAGCGCGACGATCTGCGCCGGTTCATCGCCGAGGGCCGGGTGGAGATCATGGGCGGCACCTACAACGAACCCAACACCAACCTCACCAGCCCGGAGACCACGATCCGGAACTTCGTGCACGGCATGGGGTTTCAGCGCGACATCCTCGGCGCGTCACCGGCCACGGCCTGGCAGCTCGACGTGTTCGGTCACGACCCGCAGTTCCCCGGCATGGCCGCCGACGCGGGGCTCACCTCCAGTTCCTGGGCGCGTGGACCGCACCACCAGTGGGGTCCGATGGCCGACGGCGGCGACCCGCAGCGCATGCAGTTCAGCAGCGAGTTCGAGTGGATCGCCCCGTCGGGCCGGGGGCTGCTGACCCACTACATGCCCGCCCACTACTCGGCGGGCTGGTGGATGGACTCCGCGCCGACGCTGGCCGAGGCCGAGCAAGCCGTCTACGAGCTGTTCCTGGCGCTGAAGAAGGTCGCGCTGACCCGCAACGTGCTGCTGCCGGTCGGCACCGACTACACCCCGCCGAACAAGTGGGTGACCGAGATCCACCGCGACTGGAACGCCCGCTACACCTGGCCGCGGTTCGTGTGCGCGGTGCCCGGTGAGTTCTTCGCCGCGGTGCGCAGGGAGCTGTCCGAGCGCGGGATCTCCGCGCCGCCCCAGACCCGCGACATGAACCCGATCTACACCGGCAAGGACGTGTCGTACATCGACACCAAGCAGGCCAACCGGGCCACCGAGGACGCGGTGCTCGACGCCGAGACGTTCGCGGTGTTCGCCGCCCTGTTGGCGGGTGCGCGTTATCCGCAGGCGGCGCTGGCGAAGGCCTGGGTGCAGCTGGCCTACGGCGCGCACCACGACGCGATCACCGGGTCGGAGTCCGATCAGGTGTACCTGGATCTGCTGACCTCCTGGCGCGATGCGTGGGAGCTGGGCCGCGCGGCGCGCACCAACGCGCTGACGATGCTGTCCGGCTGTGTCGCCGGAACCCCGCACCACACGGACGACCCGGGCACCGTCGTGGTGTGGAACCCCTTGACGCACAACCGAACCGACGTGGTCACCGTGCACTTCGACGAACCGGTCGCGGTTCGGCTGCGCGACCCGGACGGCGGCGAGCAACCGGTGCTGACCGACGACGGCGGTCACACCGTGCGCTGGCTGGCCCGCGACGTGCCGTCGCTGGGCTGGAAGGCTTACCGGCTCGAACGCCGCACCGACGGCGCCGCCCAGACGTGGAAGCCGGTGTTGGGCAACACGATCCGCAACGAGCACTACGAGCTGACGGTCGACCCGGAGCGCGGCGGCGGGGTCCGCTCGCTGGTCGAGACCGCCACCGGCCGCGAGCTCATCGCGCCCGGCCGCGTCGGCAACGAGCTGGCGCTCTACGACGAGTACCCGGCCCACCCGAAGGCCGCCGAGGGCCCGTGGCATCTGCTGCCCAAGGGCCCGGTGTACGGCGCGGCGGGGGAACCGGCCCGGGTGCGGGTGTACCGCGGTCCACTGGGCGAGCGGATCGTGGTGCACGGGCGCCTGTCGGCGCCGTCGGGCGAGGCCGGCCGGCCCGAGGAGGTGCTGCGCTACACCCAGACGCTGACGCTGTGGCACGGCGTGAACCGCGTCGACTGCCGCACCACGATCGACGGGTTCACCGGCGTCGACCGGTTACTGCGGGTGCACTGGCCGTGCCCGGTACCGGGGGCCAGGCCGGTCAGCGAGGTCGGCGACGCGGTGATCGGCCGGCCCTTCGCGCTGCTGCACCACCCCGACGGCACCGTCGTCGACACCGCGCAGCACCCCTGGACCCTGGACAACCCGGCCTACGGCTGGTTCGGCCTGTCGGCGACCGCCCGGATCCGCGTCAACGACACCACCGCGGCGATGGCGGTGGCCGAGGTCGTGACACCCGCCGAGTCCGCGCACCCGGCGGCGGTGCGCGACCTGATGGTCGCCCTGGTCCGCAGCGGGGTCACCGCCACCTGCAGCGGTGCCGACCGGCCCCGCTACGGTGACCTGGAGGTGGACTCCAACCTGCCCGACACCCGGATCGCGCTCGGCGGCCCCGACGAGAACGCGTTCACCGCGGCGGTGCTCGCACAGGCCGGCCCGGCCTACACCGACGAGCTCAAACGCCAGCTCTACGCCACCGGGACGGCCCGGGTGTGGGTACCGGCCGAGACCCCGGTGCGCTGGGTGCCGGGTGCGGACCTGCGCGGGGCGCGGGCGCTGCCGGTACTCGTCGTCGCCGGCGCCGACCCGGCCGCCGCGATCACCGGGCTCGCCCGCGACCTCGCCGACTTCGTGGTCGAGGTCGACCAGGAGGTGCCGCCACCGCACGAGCCGGCCGAGTTCGTCGCGCACACCGTGGCCGTGCTCAACCGCGGCATCCCCGGCTTCGCCGTCGAACCCGACGGCACCCTGCACCTGTCGCTGATGCGCTCGTGCACCGGCTGGCCGTCGGGCACCTGGATCGACCCACCCCGGCGCACCGTCCCGGACGGGTCGAACTTCGCGCTGCAGCACTGGACCCACACCTTCGACTACGCGCTGGTGTCCGGCCCCGGCGACTGGCGTGCGGCCGACATCCCCGAACGCAGCGCCGAGTTCTCCCGGCCCCTAGCCGCGATCCGCCGCCCGGCCCGCGGCCACGGCGGTCTGCCGCCGTGGGGCTCGCTGCTGGAGATCCGCCCGGCCAAAGCGGTGCGGCTCGCGGCGCTGAAGGCCACCGGCAACCCGCTGGCGCGCGGCAGCGTCGAGAACTGCCGGCCGGCCGACGGGGTCACCCTGCGGCTGGTCGAAACCCGCGGCACCGCAACCGATGTCGAGGTCAGCTCGGGGTTGCGTGAGGTGTCGGCGGGCATCCGGGCGGACCTGCTCGAACAACCCCGGCCGCAGCAGGCCGAGCGGCTGCGGCTGCACGGCTTCGAGATCGCCACCGTGCTGACCCGGCTGAACCTGCCGCAGCTCACCGCGGCCGACGACCCCACGCTGGCGCCGGAGGCCGAACAGGTCCAGCCGCTGTACGCGCGGTACTGGCTGCACAACCGCGGACCGGCCCCGCTCGGCGGGCTTCCGGTCAGCTGCTACCTGCACCCGCAACACGCCGCCGCCGAGCCCGGGGCGACGACACGGCTGCGGCTCACCGTCGCCAGCGACTGCACCGACGAGGTGCTGCACGGTCGGGTGCGGCTGGGCGGCCCGGCCGGCTGGACCGTCGAACCGGACCGGGAGGCGTTCATTCTGCCGCCCGGCGAGTACCTCGACACCGAGATCGCCGTCACCGCCCCGGCCGACGCGGGACCGGGGCTGTACCCGCTGCGTGCCGAGCTGGCGGTCACCGGTGCGCGCCGCCCGCTGCCGCCGGCCTGGCGACAGGTGGTCGAGGACGTCGGTGTGCTGGTGATCGCGCCACTCACCGATGAATCCCTGCTGCGGCTGGTGGACGGACCCGAGCCGGTCGAGGTGGCCCGCGGCGCGACCGCGCGGCTGTCGGTGCGGGTAGGCACCGACGCGTATACCGGGCTCACCGCCGAGGCCCACCTGATCAGCCCGTGGGACACCTGGGAGTGGATCGGCCCGGCCGTGACCGGGGTGGAGCTGCCCGCCCGGGGCAGTGCGGCGATCGGCTTCGACGTCGCCCCGCCGCCGTGGGCGCAGCCCGGCGAATGGTGGGCGCTGATCCGGGTCGCGGCGGCCGGGCGGCTGGTGTACTCGCCGGCGGTACCGGTGGTGGTGACATGA
- a CDS encoding DUF7158 domain-containing protein — translation MTVPYAASGHGPPGDGALVAAVVDGEPVPVSEIDAREARLRASPLAAALPRPGTSEGRQLRRWITQLVVTERVVAAEAAARGLAADAPTPTEDEVLPDNVARLEVGSIAAAVLADPRARAVYAAVTADVDVSEAEVASYRARNPRRFATDAEIAGQLRAAARRRAFRLWLDARCAAAVTLAPGYEHPGDPRQPDNTHRH, via the coding sequence ATGACGGTGCCCTATGCGGCGTCCGGACACGGCCCGCCGGGTGACGGCGCCCTCGTGGCCGCGGTGGTCGACGGGGAACCGGTCCCGGTGAGCGAGATCGATGCCCGCGAGGCCCGGCTGCGGGCGTCGCCGCTGGCCGCGGCGCTGCCGCGGCCCGGCACCAGCGAAGGCCGTCAGCTGCGGCGCTGGATCACCCAGCTGGTGGTGACCGAACGGGTGGTGGCCGCCGAGGCCGCCGCCCGCGGCCTGGCCGCCGACGCGCCCACGCCCACCGAGGACGAGGTGCTGCCGGACAACGTGGCCCGGCTGGAGGTCGGCAGCATCGCCGCCGCGGTGCTCGCCGACCCGCGGGCGCGGGCGGTGTACGCCGCGGTCACCGCCGACGTGGACGTGAGCGAGGCCGAGGTCGCGTCCTACCGGGCCCGCAACCCGCGCCGGTTCGCCACCGACGCCGAGATCGCCGGGCAGCTGCGCGCCGCGGCGCGGCGCCGCGCCTTCCGGCTGTGGCTGGACGCCCGGTGCGCGGCGGCGGTGACGCTCGCACCCGGCTACGAGCATCCCGGCGACCCCCGCCAACCCGACAACACGCACCGGCACTGA
- a CDS encoding ROK family protein, with product MDTPPNTTGLPPALTLALDIGGTKITAGLVDDAGTLVHRARLPTPRGDAEAVWAAVDALCTETLAAAGGRVRGVGIGCCGPIDRTDGTVSPINITAWQRFPLVERVTDAVGAPVRLHTDGACMAIGEWWRGAGRGARFLLGMVVSTGVGGGLVLDGAPYGGRTGNAGHVGHVVVDPDGHPCTCGGRGCVETVAAGPHLVRWAREAGWDAPAGADARDLAGAALAGDPVARRAFRRGGRAVAATIASVAAVCDLDLVVIGGGVAAAGDLLFDPVRAGLADHAGLAFLEDLRVVPAALGGDAGLIGAAALVLTGD from the coding sequence ATGGACACACCCCCGAACACCACCGGGCTGCCCCCGGCGCTCACCCTGGCCCTGGACATCGGCGGCACCAAGATCACCGCCGGGCTGGTCGACGACGCCGGCACCCTGGTGCACCGGGCCCGGCTGCCCACCCCGCGCGGGGACGCGGAGGCGGTGTGGGCGGCGGTCGACGCGCTGTGCACCGAGACCCTGGCCGCCGCCGGCGGGCGGGTACGCGGGGTGGGCATCGGCTGCTGCGGGCCTATCGACCGCACCGACGGCACGGTCAGCCCGATCAACATCACCGCCTGGCAGCGGTTTCCGCTGGTCGAACGGGTCACCGACGCGGTGGGCGCGCCGGTGCGGCTGCACACCGACGGGGCGTGCATGGCGATCGGGGAGTGGTGGCGCGGCGCCGGCCGGGGTGCGCGGTTCCTGCTCGGCATGGTGGTGTCGACCGGGGTGGGCGGCGGACTGGTGCTCGACGGCGCCCCCTACGGCGGGCGCACCGGCAACGCCGGGCACGTCGGCCACGTCGTCGTCGACCCCGACGGCCATCCGTGCACCTGCGGCGGCCGCGGCTGCGTCGAGACGGTCGCGGCCGGGCCGCACCTGGTGCGCTGGGCTCGCGAGGCGGGCTGGGACGCCCCCGCCGGTGCCGACGCCCGCGACCTGGCCGGTGCCGCGCTCGCCGGGGACCCGGTCGCGCGGCGGGCGTTCCGCCGCGGAGGACGGGCCGTCGCGGCGACGATCGCCTCGGTCGCGGCGGTGTGCGACCTCGACCTCGTGGTCATCGGCGGCGGGGTGGCCGCCGCCGGTGACCTGCTGTTCGACCCGGTCCGAGCGGGCCTGGCGGACCACGCCGGGCTGGCGTTCCTTGAGGATCTGCGGGTGGTGCCGGCCGCGCTGGGCGGCGACGCGGGGCTGATCGGCGCCGCGGCCCTGGTACTCACCGGGGACTGA
- the rplJ gene encoding 50S ribosomal protein L10, with protein MAKPEKAAAVADIADKFREASAALVTEYRGLTVADLKELRRSLGDSATYTVAKNTLVKRAAAEAGIEGLDDLFVGPTAIAFVKGEAVDAAKALKKFAKDNKALVIKGGYMEGRPLSVAEVEQIADLESREVLLAKLAGAMKANLAKAAGLFNAPASQVARLAVALQEKQSGEQAA; from the coding sequence ATGGCCAAACCCGAAAAGGCCGCTGCGGTTGCCGACATCGCCGATAAATTCCGCGAGGCCTCGGCCGCACTTGTCACCGAGTACCGCGGGTTGACGGTGGCCGACCTCAAGGAACTGCGCCGCTCGCTCGGTGACTCCGCCACCTACACGGTCGCCAAGAACACGCTGGTCAAGCGTGCCGCGGCGGAGGCGGGCATCGAGGGGCTCGACGACCTGTTCGTCGGTCCCACCGCGATCGCGTTCGTCAAGGGCGAGGCCGTCGACGCCGCCAAGGCACTCAAGAAGTTCGCCAAGGACAACAAGGCCCTCGTCATCAAGGGCGGCTACATGGAGGGCCGCCCGCTGAGCGTCGCCGAGGTCGAGCAGATCGCCGACCTGGAGTCGCGCGAGGTGCTGCTGGCCAAGCTGGCCGGCGCGATGAAGGCCAACCTGGCCAAGGCCGCCGGCCTGTTCAACGCTCCGGCGTCGCAGGTCGCACGGCTGGCCGTTGCGCTGCAGGAGAAGCAGTCCGGCGAACAAGCCGCCTGA
- the rplL gene encoding 50S ribosomal protein L7/L12 — protein sequence MAKLSTDELIEAFKELTLLELSEFVKKFEETFEVTAAAPVAVAAAAPGAAAAGGAGGDAGEEQSEFDVILESAGDKKIGVIKVVREIVSGLGLKEAKDLVDSAPKPLLEKVTKEAAEDAKAKLEAAGATVTVK from the coding sequence ATGGCCAAGCTGTCGACCGACGAGCTGATCGAGGCTTTCAAGGAGCTGACGCTGCTGGAGCTGTCGGAGTTCGTCAAGAAGTTCGAGGAGACCTTCGAGGTCACCGCCGCCGCGCCGGTCGCGGTCGCTGCGGCCGCCCCGGGTGCCGCCGCTGCCGGTGGCGCCGGTGGCGATGCCGGCGAGGAGCAGTCGGAGTTCGACGTCATCCTCGAGTCGGCCGGTGACAAGAAGATCGGCGTGATCAAGGTCGTGCGCGAGATCGTGTCGGGCCTGGGCCTCAAGGAGGCCAAGGATCTGGTCGACAGCGCGCCGAAGCCGCTGCTCGAGAAGGTCACCAAGGAGGCCGCCGAGGACGCCAAGGCCAAGCTCGAGGCCGCGGGCGCGACGGTCACCGTCAAGTAA
- a CDS encoding ABC transporter ATP-binding protein produces MGIGIQIEGLTKSFGPQRIWEDVTFDLPPGEVSVLLGPSGTGKSVFLKSLIGLLRPERGKIIVDGTNILECTAKELYEIRTLFGVMFQDGALFGSMNLYDNTAFPLREHTKKKESEIRKIVMEKLELVGLAGDENKFPGEISGGMRKRAGLARSLVLDPQIILCDEPDSGLDPVRTAYLSQLLIDINAQIDATILIVTHNINIARTVPDNMGMLFRRRLVMFGPREVLLTSDEPVVKQFLNGRRVGPIGMSEEKDEATMAEEQAMVEAGHHDGGVEEIEGVPPQITPTPGMPERKAVARRRARVREILHTLPPKAQAAILDDLEGTHKYKAHAIADVEPETARHRQVDPDAPTGAIPTVEG; encoded by the coding sequence GTGGGCATTGGAATCCAGATCGAGGGCCTGACCAAGTCATTCGGCCCCCAGCGAATCTGGGAGGACGTCACCTTCGACCTGCCCCCGGGCGAGGTGAGCGTGCTGCTCGGCCCGTCGGGTACCGGTAAGTCGGTGTTCTTGAAGTCGTTGATCGGTCTGTTGCGCCCGGAGCGGGGCAAGATCATCGTCGACGGCACCAATATCCTCGAGTGCACGGCCAAGGAGCTCTACGAGATCCGGACGCTGTTCGGGGTGATGTTCCAGGACGGCGCGCTGTTCGGGTCGATGAACCTCTATGACAACACCGCTTTCCCCTTGCGTGAGCACACCAAGAAGAAGGAAAGCGAGATCCGCAAGATCGTCATGGAGAAGCTCGAGCTGGTCGGCCTGGCCGGCGACGAGAACAAGTTCCCCGGCGAGATCTCCGGTGGTATGCGCAAGCGCGCCGGTCTGGCGCGCTCGCTGGTGCTCGATCCGCAGATCATCCTCTGCGACGAGCCGGACTCGGGTCTGGACCCGGTGCGTACCGCCTACCTGTCGCAGCTGCTGATCGACATCAACGCGCAGATCGACGCGACCATCCTGATCGTTACCCACAACATCAACATCGCCCGTACGGTGCCGGACAACATGGGCATGCTGTTCCGCCGCCGGCTGGTGATGTTCGGTCCCCGCGAGGTGCTGCTGACCAGCGACGAGCCGGTGGTCAAGCAGTTCCTCAACGGCCGCCGCGTCGGTCCGATCGGCATGTCCGAGGAGAAGGACGAGGCGACGATGGCCGAAGAGCAGGCCATGGTCGAGGCCGGTCACCACGACGGTGGCGTGGAGGAGATCGAGGGCGTGCCGCCGCAGATCACCCCGACCCCGGGCATGCCCGAGCGCAAGGCGGTGGCCCGGCGGCGGGCGCGGGTGCGCGAGATCCTGCACACCCTGCCGCCGAAGGCGCAGGCGGCGATCCTCGACGATCTCGAGGGCACCCACAAGTACAAGGCGCACGCGATCGCCGACGTCGAACCGGAGACCGCGCGGCACCGCCAGGTCGACCCCGACGCCCCGACCGGCGCCATCCCGACCGTCGAGGGGTAG
- a CDS encoding molybdopterin-containing oxidoreductase family protein, producing the protein MVATVEDGRLVALRPDREHPVSKGFACPKGIAFTEIVNDPDRVTVPLRRSRARSDEGPVEWEPVSWDEAMADIAARVAAIHRRHGSGAIGWYFGNPGAFSYSHTLGLSMMTFGFGLGLAGGRGLHVFTAGSQDVNNRFVASQLLYGSPLALPVPDVPRTDLFVVIGANPVVSHGSVLTLPRIRDRMREVVARGGRVLVIDPRRTETAAQFEWLGIRPDSDAFLLAALLHVLFGAGLADRARLARQADGVEWLERLVRPFSPEATAEHTGIDPDTVRGLAVDLARTERAVVYGRVGTSVGSHGTLTTYLIDAVNLVAGNLDVAGGAMFGRLGLPGERWLNMAGGALLRTLYRRRRSRIGGFPSVLTSEPAAVMAKEITTGGRGQVRALFVSAGNPVLSVPNGGELEKALDSLELMVGIDLYVNETLAHCDYVLPAASMYERDDFPLAFQMLQPVPMRQATEAVIEPVGQARTEWEIMDDLAHRLWRRTPGFALLALVRKVLGAFGVRFSPRLLVDAVIRLADGGDRFGLRRGGLSFERLTADHPHGTVLAPQLRPGVLREVVAYRGRRVRLRHDAIAAEVDALRRRTEVEGYPLRLIGLRETRSENSWMHNSPLLMRGGRSQRALMHVDDAATIGVHDGDLVRIVSPHGAIEVPVEVTEGIVAGVVAVPHGWGHNGRGRWRLANEAGGANVNLLMSSEVGDVERLAGMARLTGVPVRVEKAGRAGAASGTGVGAVSAAGGN; encoded by the coding sequence ATGGTCGCGACCGTTGAGGACGGCCGACTGGTCGCACTGCGGCCGGACCGGGAGCATCCGGTCTCGAAGGGCTTCGCCTGCCCGAAGGGCATCGCGTTCACCGAGATCGTCAACGACCCGGACCGGGTGACCGTCCCGCTGCGGCGCTCCCGGGCCCGGTCGGACGAGGGTCCGGTCGAGTGGGAGCCGGTGAGCTGGGACGAGGCGATGGCCGACATCGCCGCGCGGGTCGCGGCCATCCACCGTCGCCACGGATCCGGGGCGATCGGCTGGTACTTCGGCAACCCGGGTGCGTTCAGCTATTCCCACACGCTGGGCCTGAGCATGATGACCTTCGGGTTCGGGCTCGGTCTGGCCGGCGGCCGGGGTCTGCACGTGTTCACCGCCGGCTCGCAGGACGTCAACAACCGGTTCGTCGCCAGCCAGTTGCTCTACGGCAGCCCGTTGGCGCTGCCGGTGCCGGACGTGCCGCGGACCGACCTGTTCGTGGTGATCGGCGCGAATCCCGTTGTGTCCCACGGCAGTGTGCTGACCCTGCCGCGGATTCGGGACCGGATGCGCGAGGTGGTCGCCCGTGGCGGGCGGGTGCTGGTGATCGACCCGCGCCGCACCGAGACGGCCGCGCAGTTCGAGTGGCTGGGCATCCGGCCGGACAGCGACGCGTTCCTGCTGGCCGCGCTGCTGCACGTGCTGTTCGGCGCGGGGCTGGCCGACCGGGCCCGGCTGGCACGCCAGGCCGACGGGGTGGAGTGGCTGGAGCGGCTGGTGCGGCCGTTCAGCCCGGAGGCCACCGCCGAGCACACCGGGATCGACCCGGACACGGTGCGCGGGCTGGCGGTGGATCTGGCCCGGACCGAACGCGCGGTGGTCTACGGGCGGGTCGGCACCAGCGTCGGCAGCCACGGCACGCTGACCACCTATCTCATCGATGCGGTGAACCTGGTGGCCGGCAACCTCGACGTGGCCGGGGGTGCCATGTTCGGCCGGCTGGGGCTGCCCGGGGAGCGGTGGCTGAACATGGCCGGCGGGGCGCTGCTGCGCACCCTCTACCGGCGGCGCCGCTCCCGGATCGGCGGCTTCCCGTCGGTGTTGACGAGCGAACCGGCCGCCGTGATGGCCAAGGAGATCACCACCGGGGGCCGCGGCCAGGTGCGGGCGCTGTTCGTCAGCGCGGGCAACCCGGTGCTGTCGGTGCCCAACGGCGGCGAACTGGAGAAGGCGCTCGACTCGCTGGAGTTGATGGTCGGCATCGACCTCTATGTCAACGAGACGCTGGCCCACTGCGACTACGTGCTGCCGGCCGCGTCGATGTACGAACGCGACGACTTCCCGCTCGCGTTCCAGATGCTGCAGCCGGTCCCGATGCGCCAGGCCACCGAGGCGGTCATCGAGCCGGTCGGCCAGGCCCGTACCGAGTGGGAGATCATGGACGACCTCGCGCACCGGCTGTGGCGCCGCACCCCGGGCTTCGCGCTGCTGGCGTTGGTCCGAAAAGTCTTGGGCGCGTTCGGAGTTCGATTCAGTCCGCGGCTGCTGGTGGATGCGGTGATCCGGCTGGCCGACGGCGGTGACCGGTTCGGGCTGCGGCGCGGCGGGCTGTCGTTCGAGCGGCTGACCGCCGATCACCCGCACGGCACGGTGCTGGCGCCGCAGCTGCGGCCGGGGGTGCTGCGCGAGGTGGTCGCCTACCGCGGCCGGCGGGTGCGGTTGCGCCACGACGCGATCGCCGCCGAGGTCGACGCGCTGCGCCGGCGTACCGAGGTCGAGGGTTACCCGCTGCGGTTGATCGGCCTGCGTGAGACGCGGTCGGAGAACTCGTGGATGCACAACTCGCCGCTGCTGATGCGCGGCGGACGCAGCCAGCGCGCGCTGATGCACGTCGACGACGCGGCCACGATCGGCGTGCACGACGGTGACCTGGTCCGCATCGTCTCGCCGCACGGGGCGATCGAGGTGCCGGTCGAGGTGACCGAGGGCATCGTGGCCGGCGTGGTGGCGGTGCCGCACGGCTGGGGCCACAACGGCCGCGGCCGTTGGCGGCTGGCCAACGAGGCGGGCGGGGCGAACGTCAACCTGCTGATGTCCAGCGAAGTCGGCGACGTCGAACGGCTGGCCGGGATGGCACGGTTGACCGGGGTTCCGGTGCGGGTCGAGAAGGCCGGGCGGGCCGGGGCCGCGTCGGGTACCGGAGTCGGCGCCGTGTCGGCCGCCGGCGGCAATTAG